In Tessaracoccus flavus, the following are encoded in one genomic region:
- a CDS encoding maleylpyruvate isomerase family mycothiol-dependent enzyme: MTAEVWAMTHRARQQLADDLATISDDAWRRSSLCQGWNVEHVVAHLTAVASVGSTAWVRSIVLAGFRPSVHNERRLREHLGSTPAETLSRFREVISWTVAPSKDLPAYLGEVLVHSEDIRYPLGIPNPQDVPTATVVADFYATRNFTVQSKTVASRLSLRAEDGAFHSGQGPEVTGPTLALVMTMAGRRSHLDQLSGPGLPRLIERLA, translated from the coding sequence ATGACCGCGGAAGTGTGGGCGATGACGCACCGGGCCCGCCAGCAGCTGGCCGACGACCTGGCCACGATCAGTGACGACGCGTGGCGTCGTTCGAGCCTGTGCCAGGGATGGAATGTCGAGCACGTCGTGGCGCATCTGACGGCGGTCGCCTCGGTGGGTTCGACCGCATGGGTGCGCAGCATCGTGCTGGCGGGCTTCCGCCCCTCCGTACACAACGAGCGACGGCTCCGTGAGCACCTGGGGAGCACTCCGGCTGAGACACTCTCCCGGTTCCGGGAGGTCATCTCTTGGACGGTAGCCCCGTCCAAGGACTTGCCTGCCTATCTGGGCGAGGTACTCGTGCACAGCGAGGACATCCGCTACCCCCTCGGGATTCCCAACCCGCAGGACGTGCCCACCGCCACGGTTGTGGCCGACTTCTACGCAACCCGCAACTTCACTGTGCAAAGCAAGACAGTGGCTTCGAGGCTCAGTCTGCGAGCCGAGGATGGCGCCTTCCACTCCGGGCAAGGGCCCGAAGTCACTGGGCCGACTTTGGCGCTGGTGATGACGATGGCAGGCCGACGCAGCCATCTCGACCAGCTCTCCGGACCTGGGTTGCCGCGCCTGATCGAACGACTGGCCTGA